The following are from one region of the Lacinutrix sp. Bg11-31 genome:
- a CDS encoding succinate dehydrogenase/fumarate reductase iron-sulfur subunit, producing MNLTLKIWRQKNASDKGSMVDYKVSDISPDMSFLEMLDVLNEQLINKDEEPVAFDHDCREGICGMCSLYINGEAHGPDRGVTTCQLHMRMFKDGDTITIEPFRATAFPVVKDLIVDRSSFDRIQHAGGFISVNTSGNTIDANATPINKEDADDAFSAATCIGCGACVASCKNSSAMLFVGAKVSQFALLPQGKIEATDRVLNMVKQMDDEGFGNCTNTGACEVECPKGISLENIARMNREYLAASLKG from the coding sequence ATGAATTTAACGTTAAAAATTTGGCGTCAAAAAAACGCTAGTGATAAAGGAAGTATGGTTGATTATAAAGTCAGCGATATTTCTCCAGATATGTCTTTTCTTGAAATGTTAGATGTTTTAAACGAACAACTAATTAATAAAGATGAAGAGCCAGTAGCTTTCGATCACGATTGTCGTGAAGGAATTTGCGGAATGTGTTCTTTATATATTAATGGAGAAGCTCATGGACCAGATCGTGGTGTAACTACATGTCAGTTACACATGCGTATGTTTAAAGATGGAGATACAATTACTATCGAGCCATTTAGAGCAACAGCATTTCCTGTAGTAAAAGATTTAATTGTAGATCGAAGCTCGTTTGATCGTATTCAACATGCAGGAGGATTTATATCTGTAAATACATCTGGTAATACTATCGATGCAAACGCAACTCCAATAAATAAAGAAGATGCAGATGATGCTTTTTCAGCAGCAACTTGTATTGGTTGTGGTGCATGTGTAGCATCTTGTAAAAACTCATCAGCAATGTTATTTGTTGGTGCTAAAGTCTCTCAATTTGCACTATTACCACAAGGTAAAATAGAAGCTACAGATAGAGTTTTAAACATGGTTAAGCAAATGGACGACGAAGGTTTTGGTAACTGTACTAACACTGGAGCTTGTGAAGTTGAATGCCCTAAAGGAATTTCTTTAGAGAATATAGCACGTATGAATCGTGAGTATTTAGCAGCTAGCTTAAAAGGATAA
- a CDS encoding GNAT family N-acetyltransferase: MIINYKKCDLSNLETLTAISKSTFIDAFGSLNNPEEFNSYIEKAFSKKQIEKELLNPNSTFYFAYAEEQIIGYFKLNVKDAQNEIYEQESIELERIYILSQFQNKGLGKLFLNEIIAQAKTHNASFLWLGVWSKNKNAIRFYERLCFKQFDTHAFYLGSERQLDSLMKLDLSNF; the protein is encoded by the coding sequence ATGATTATAAACTATAAAAAATGCGATTTAAGTAATTTAGAAACACTTACAGCAATTTCTAAATCTACGTTTATTGATGCTTTTGGATCACTTAACAATCCAGAAGAATTTAACAGTTACATAGAAAAAGCATTTAGTAAAAAACAAATAGAAAAGGAGCTATTAAACCCTAATTCTACTTTTTATTTCGCTTACGCGGAAGAACAAATTATTGGTTACTTTAAATTGAATGTAAAAGATGCTCAAAATGAAATCTACGAGCAAGAATCGATAGAATTAGAACGCATTTATATACTTTCTCAATTTCAGAATAAAGGACTTGGGAAACTGTTTTTAAATGAAATAATTGCACAAGCTAAAACCCATAACGCTTCCTTTTTATGGTTAGGCGTTTGGAGTAAAAACAAAAATGCAATTCGTTTTTACGAGCGCTTATGCTTTAAACAATTCGACACTCATGCTTTTTATTTAGGTAGCGAAAGACAGCTAGATTCTTTAATGAAGTTAGACTTAAGTAATTTTTAA
- a CDS encoding thioredoxin family protein — translation MKRTAVITVILSLCLSFGYAQTLNNIVKDEGNKDMLLGKIDKNGLQTAPFNEWFNKNHDDYIVNSSLVKTFKKDLKNYTIKAFLGTWCGDSKKEVPRFYKVLEAANYPMNQLEVFALDHSKTAYKKGPNGEEKGLNIHRVPTFIFYKDSKEVNRIVEHPKETFERDIQSIITTDRYRQNYIAVDYLHSLLVEKSIDSLKTIETDLTQKLGRFVKSSSELNTFGYVLLRSKQIEKALYVFNLNTKLYPYKHSVYDSLAEAFFIAENYSEAFRNYYKVLSIIPDNENALEMVDKIKKLNSLK, via the coding sequence ATGAAACGAACAGCTGTAATCACAGTAATCCTTAGTCTTTGTCTTTCTTTTGGGTACGCTCAAACTTTAAATAATATTGTAAAAGATGAAGGTAATAAGGATATGCTTCTTGGTAAGATAGATAAAAACGGATTACAAACAGCTCCTTTTAATGAGTGGTTTAACAAAAACCACGATGATTATATTGTAAATTCAAGTTTAGTTAAAACGTTTAAAAAAGATTTGAAAAACTATACAATTAAAGCTTTTTTAGGCACTTGGTGTGGAGATAGCAAAAAAGAAGTGCCAAGGTTTTATAAGGTTTTGGAAGCTGCAAATTACCCTATGAATCAATTAGAAGTTTTTGCTTTAGACCACAGTAAAACTGCTTATAAAAAAGGCCCAAATGGAGAAGAAAAAGGATTAAACATCCACAGAGTACCAACCTTTATTTTCTATAAAGATAGTAAAGAAGTAAACCGAATTGTGGAACACCCTAAAGAAACTTTTGAGCGTGATATACAAAGTATAATAACGACAGATCGTTATAGACAAAACTATATTGCTGTGGATTACTTACATTCTTTATTAGTAGAAAAATCGATAGATTCTCTTAAAACAATTGAAACAGATTTAACCCAAAAGCTTGGCAGATTCGTAAAAAGTAGTAGCGAATTAAACACCTTTGGCTATGTACTTTTAAGAAGTAAACAAATTGAAAAAGCGTTATACGTTTTTAATTTAAATACAAAATTATATCCATACAAACATAGTGTTTACGATAGTTTAGCTGAAGCCTTTTTTATTGCAGAAAATTATTCTGAAGCTTTTAGAAATTACTACAAAGTACTAAGCATAATACCAGATAATGAGAATGCATTGGAAATGGTGGATAAAATAAAGAAGCTTAATAGTTTGAAATAA
- a CDS encoding S46 family peptidase, which translates to MKFLKFILLFITINVSAQQGGMWIPSLLEGMNEDEMTNLGSKLTAKDIYDVNNSSLKDAIGHFNGGCTSEIISDQGLILTNHHCGFGQIQAHSSLENDYLKDGFWAMNLEDELPNEGLFIEFIVRIEDITSQVLSGVTDTMSEKEKQSQISKNSNTVEGAATKEAWEDTKVKSFYKGNQYFLFVTERFEDIRLVGAPPTSIGKFGSDTDNWVFPRHTGDFSMFRIYADENNRPAKYSKDNKPYKPKHFLPISLDGIEEGDFTLVFGFPGRTNEYLPAAAIEHITKEFNPSNIAIREAALKVIDAAMKSSDDVRIKYASKQARIANAWKKWIGENLGIEKSKAVANRRKFETEFTTALKNKDLVNKYGNILPEFDKLYKDFSAVNIKRRNFIEVFIVTNELMQMTFRAYQMEAAIIANEDNFERAKESTISRLKGIHKNFNATVDKGVYKAVMPMYSSKIDASIYDRTAFTSLESTLTLFEGDQKSILKKLNKDAAYKYAKPIIEDYYKNIDAQFQEKNEVITALQTKYMTALMEALPDARYFPDANSTLRVTYGQVRGYAPRDAVYYQPVSYLDGVIEKFVPDDYEFDVPKKLLELYDAKDYGQYADKNGKVPVCFLGTNHTTGGNSGSPAIDAHGNLVGLNFDRVWEGTMSDMNYDPEICRNIMVDARYVLFIVDKFAGATRLIDEMKLVHPKKK; encoded by the coding sequence ATGAAATTTTTAAAATTCATTTTACTATTTATTACAATTAACGTTTCCGCTCAACAAGGTGGTATGTGGATTCCTTCACTTTTAGAGGGCATGAACGAAGACGAAATGACAAATCTTGGTAGTAAATTAACTGCTAAAGATATTTATGACGTTAATAACTCAAGTTTAAAAGATGCTATTGGCCATTTTAATGGAGGCTGCACTAGTGAAATAATAAGTGATCAAGGATTAATTTTAACCAATCATCATTGTGGGTTTGGGCAAATACAAGCACATTCATCTTTAGAAAACGATTATTTAAAAGATGGTTTTTGGGCAATGAATCTGGAAGACGAATTACCAAACGAAGGTCTTTTTATAGAATTTATAGTGCGTATTGAAGATATAACCTCTCAAGTATTATCTGGCGTAACAGACACTATGAGTGAGAAAGAAAAACAGTCTCAAATTAGTAAAAACAGTAATACTGTTGAAGGCGCAGCTACTAAAGAAGCTTGGGAAGACACGAAAGTAAAGTCTTTTTATAAAGGTAATCAGTACTTTTTATTTGTAACAGAACGTTTTGAAGATATTAGATTAGTTGGTGCTCCACCAACAAGTATTGGGAAATTTGGTAGTGATACAGACAATTGGGTTTTCCCAAGACATACAGGAGATTTTTCTATGTTTAGAATTTATGCAGATGAAAATAACAGACCTGCAAAATATAGCAAAGACAACAAGCCATATAAGCCAAAACATTTTTTACCAATTTCTTTAGATGGTATTGAAGAAGGCGACTTTACACTTGTTTTTGGTTTTCCAGGACGTACAAACGAGTATTTACCAGCTGCTGCTATCGAGCATATTACAAAAGAATTTAATCCTAGTAATATTGCCATTCGCGAAGCGGCTTTAAAAGTGATTGATGCTGCAATGAAATCTAGTGATGATGTACGTATTAAATACGCATCTAAACAAGCTAGAATTGCTAATGCATGGAAAAAGTGGATTGGTGAGAATTTAGGTATTGAAAAAAGTAAAGCTGTTGCAAATCGTCGCAAGTTTGAAACCGAATTTACAACTGCTTTAAAAAATAAAGACTTGGTTAATAAATACGGGAATATCCTTCCTGAATTCGATAAGCTTTACAAAGACTTCTCAGCTGTAAACATTAAACGTAGAAACTTTATTGAAGTATTTATTGTAACCAACGAGTTAATGCAAATGACATTTAGAGCCTACCAAATGGAAGCTGCAATTATTGCTAACGAAGATAACTTTGAACGTGCAAAAGAATCAACAATATCAAGATTAAAAGGAATTCATAAGAATTTTAATGCAACTGTAGACAAAGGTGTTTACAAAGCTGTAATGCCAATGTATTCGTCTAAAATTGATGCTTCAATTTATGACAGAACTGCTTTTACTAGTTTAGAATCTACTTTAACTTTATTTGAAGGCGACCAAAAAAGTATATTAAAAAAACTAAATAAAGACGCTGCTTACAAATATGCTAAGCCAATTATTGAAGATTATTATAAAAATATTGATGCTCAATTTCAAGAAAAAAACGAAGTAATAACCGCATTACAAACTAAGTACATGACTGCCTTAATGGAAGCATTACCAGATGCACGCTATTTTCCAGACGCTAACAGTACGCTTCGTGTTACTTATGGTCAAGTTCGTGGTTACGCACCAAGAGATGCTGTGTATTATCAACCTGTAAGTTACCTTGATGGTGTGATTGAAAAATTTGTACCAGATGATTATGAGTTTGATGTACCAAAGAAATTACTTGAACTTTACGACGCTAAAGATTACGGACAATATGCAGACAAAAATGGAAAAGTACCAGTTTGCTTTTTAGGAACAAACCATACTACTGGTGGAAATTCAGGAAGTCCTGCAATAGATGCACATGGAAACCTTGTTGGTTTAAATTTTGATCGTGTTTGGGAAGGTACAATGAGTGACATGAATTACGATCCAGAAATTTGCCGAAACATTATGGTAGATGCGCGTTACGTGCTATTTATTGTAGATAAATTTGCAGGAGCTACTAGATTGATTGATGAGATGAAATTGGTGCATCCTAAAAAGAAGTAA
- a CDS encoding sensor histidine kinase: protein MKQTFFKKHGSQLLVHILFWMLFVFVSLSIFSRYYWKENPFLQYLSILVVIVYVNNFVLLPFFVKKKWYIPYVFVFAIISFFATQLYCNVFAQCGCSIMKCLSDYLWQTLVPLIFFSFVWVLYRFIDKQAEVEQVKKEHAEMELKFLKSQINPHVLFNNLNTIYSYSIEKPSETPELILMLSDNLKHVLYESNAKTISLEKELQFLDNYIKFQRIRTEGVKQIFYKTEVHSNSVKIAPLLLITIIENAFKHSTLNSDISIGITEEHGVLECVCSNDYNKEKVSATDFKIGLQNLEKRLQLIYKDNYSFDIKKAEQFVVTLKLNLK, encoded by the coding sequence GTGAAACAAACCTTCTTTAAAAAACATGGCTCTCAACTATTGGTACACATCCTATTTTGGATGCTTTTTGTATTTGTATCATTATCTATTTTCTCAAGATATTATTGGAAAGAAAATCCGTTTTTACAGTATTTATCAATACTTGTAGTTATCGTTTATGTCAACAATTTCGTGTTATTACCTTTTTTCGTAAAGAAAAAATGGTACATCCCTTATGTGTTTGTATTTGCTATTATTTCCTTTTTTGCAACACAATTGTATTGTAATGTATTTGCGCAGTGTGGTTGTTCTATAATGAAATGCCTCAGCGATTACCTATGGCAAACCTTGGTGCCACTTATTTTCTTTTCGTTTGTATGGGTTTTGTATCGTTTTATCGACAAACAGGCTGAAGTGGAGCAGGTGAAAAAAGAACATGCAGAAATGGAACTAAAGTTTTTAAAATCGCAAATAAATCCGCACGTGTTATTTAATAATTTGAATACTATTTATTCTTATTCAATAGAAAAACCATCGGAAACACCAGAGCTTATTTTAATGCTTTCAGATAATTTAAAACATGTGTTATATGAAAGTAATGCTAAAACTATTTCACTTGAGAAAGAGCTTCAGTTTTTAGATAATTATATTAAGTTTCAACGCATTAGAACCGAAGGTGTAAAACAGATTTTTTATAAAACAGAAGTTCATTCTAATAGTGTGAAAATTGCACCTTTATTATTAATTACTATAATAGAAAATGCCTTTAAACATAGTACATTAAATAGCGATATTTCTATTGGTATTACTGAAGAGCATGGTGTTTTAGAATGTGTTTGTAGTAACGATTATAATAAAGAAAAAGTAAGTGCTACAGATTTTAAAATAGGTTTACAAAATTTAGAAAAACGATTACAATTAATATATAAAGACAACTATAGTTTCGATATTAAAAAGGCCGAACAATTTGTTGTGACTTTAAAATTAAATTTAAAATAA
- a CDS encoding succinate dehydrogenase cytochrome b subunit: MSGILNSSIGRKFAMALSALFLMFFLLQHFSINILSVFSPDTFNDVSHFMGTFPLVQYALQPVLIFGVVFHFVMGFVLEIKNNKARQISYAKNNGGANSSWMSRNMIWSGLAILAFVGLHFYDFWFPELNTKFIVGDMSGLIDPNNAESGFRYFEELQHKFVDIWRVVLYVIAFVFLALHLLHGFDSAFQSVGANNKYTKGLKRFSKIYAIGIPLGFIFIALFHHFNH, encoded by the coding sequence ATGAGCGGAATTTTAAATTCTTCAATAGGAAGGAAGTTTGCCATGGCACTTTCGGCACTCTTTCTAATGTTTTTTTTACTTCAACATTTTTCAATAAACATACTTTCGGTATTTAGTCCAGATACTTTTAACGATGTCTCTCACTTTATGGGAACGTTTCCGTTAGTACAATATGCATTACAACCGGTTTTAATTTTTGGAGTTGTTTTTCATTTTGTAATGGGATTTGTTTTAGAAATTAAAAACAACAAAGCAAGACAAATTAGTTATGCTAAAAACAATGGAGGAGCAAATTCTTCATGGATGAGCAGAAACATGATTTGGAGTGGACTAGCAATTTTAGCGTTCGTTGGTCTTCATTTTTACGATTTTTGGTTTCCAGAATTAAACACCAAATTTATTGTTGGTGATATGTCTGGTCTTATCGATCCAAATAATGCAGAAAGTGGTTTTAGATACTTCGAAGAGCTGCAACATAAATTTGTAGATATCTGGAGAGTTGTACTTTATGTAATTGCATTTGTATTCTTAGCATTACACTTATTACATGGTTTTGATTCAGCATTCCAATCAGTTGGAGCAAATAATAAATACACAAAAGGATTAAAGAGATTTAGTAAAATCTATGCAATTGGTATTCCATTAGGATTTATCTTCATTGCATTATTTCATCATTTTAATCATTAA
- a CDS encoding LytTR family DNA-binding domain-containing protein, whose translation MTCIIIEDEIPAQNILKNFLGKLPNVELKGAFQSATEARSFLKNETVDFVFLDINLPDISGIDFIKTIKNPPAIIMTTAYPDYAAESFSLETIVDYLVKPFSFDRFLKAINKAEKFIDKSQNTSEETNSEILFLNVDKTHHKVIVDDILFLESDRNYITIVTKTQKLSYIDSLKSWVEKLPETNFIQIHKSFIINSNCVDKIAGNTIYIGSNKLPIGRSFKQELLKRLKIT comes from the coding sequence ATGACCTGTATAATAATAGAAGATGAAATTCCGGCTCAAAACATTCTAAAAAACTTTTTAGGTAAGCTGCCCAACGTGGAGTTAAAAGGCGCTTTTCAGTCGGCTACCGAAGCACGTTCGTTTTTAAAAAATGAAACTGTAGATTTTGTTTTTTTAGATATTAATTTGCCAGATATTTCAGGAATAGATTTTATTAAAACTATAAAAAATCCACCTGCTATAATAATGACAACTGCTTATCCTGATTATGCAGCAGAGAGTTTCTCTTTAGAAACAATTGTAGATTACTTAGTGAAACCATTTTCGTTTGATCGGTTTTTAAAAGCCATTAATAAAGCTGAAAAATTTATTGATAAATCACAAAACACTTCCGAAGAAACCAATAGTGAAATCTTATTTTTAAACGTAGATAAAACACATCATAAGGTTATTGTAGATGATATTTTGTTTTTAGAAAGCGATAGAAATTATATTACAATAGTTACAAAAACACAAAAGTTATCTTATATAGATTCACTTAAAAGTTGGGTTGAAAAACTACCAGAAACCAATTTTATTCAAATTCATAAATCGTTTATTATAAACAGTAACTGTGTGGATAAAATAGCTGGCAACACCATCTATATTGGTAGTAACAAATTACCAATAGGGAGAAGCTTTAAGCAAGAGTTATTAAAACGATTAAAAATTACTTAA
- a CDS encoding M28 family peptidase produces MKTAYPLYILALSISLISCKTQTAEALKKVENTTPITNYSYSTEALLKNIKTLSSDAFEGRRTGTEGAKKAKEYIEKRFLELEVKPLSFGYGQPFTFGNYQAENILGLVKGTEKNRKYIVLSAHYDHEGIKGGKIYNGADDDASGISALFAFAEYFKSNLPKHNVILAAFDGEELGLKGAYHFVKDNTIQQKNIVLNLNMDMISRSDRNELFAVGSRYYPHLKPTIENFKDLGKVDLLIGHEGLGDGDNWTNSSDHAVFHKADIPFIYFGVADHEDYHKPTDDFEKIDNQFYQDAVETIIQIFTKFDALEL; encoded by the coding sequence ATGAAAACAGCATACCCACTATATATTTTAGCATTAAGCATCTCTCTTATAAGTTGTAAAACACAAACTGCTGAAGCGCTAAAAAAAGTTGAGAATACAACTCCAATTACAAATTATTCGTATTCAACTGAAGCGTTGCTAAAAAATATTAAAACCTTATCATCTGATGCTTTTGAAGGAAGAAGAACAGGGACAGAAGGCGCAAAAAAAGCAAAAGAATATATAGAAAAACGTTTTTTAGAATTAGAAGTAAAGCCTTTAAGTTTTGGTTATGGACAACCTTTTACTTTCGGAAATTATCAAGCTGAAAATATTTTAGGATTAGTTAAAGGAACAGAAAAAAATAGAAAATACATAGTATTATCTGCACATTACGATCATGAAGGTATTAAGGGTGGTAAGATATATAATGGAGCAGACGACGATGCTTCGGGTATTAGTGCTTTGTTTGCTTTTGCAGAATATTTTAAAAGCAATCTACCAAAGCATAACGTAATTTTAGCCGCTTTTGATGGTGAAGAACTAGGCCTTAAAGGCGCATATCATTTTGTAAAAGACAATACTATTCAGCAAAAAAACATTGTTTTGAACTTAAATATGGATATGATTAGCCGAAGCGATAGAAACGAACTCTTCGCAGTGGGATCGAGATATTATCCTCATTTAAAACCAACAATAGAAAACTTTAAGGATTTAGGTAAAGTAGATTTACTAATTGGTCACGAAGGATTGGGTGATGGAGATAATTGGACAAATTCTAGCGATCATGCAGTGTTCCATAAAGCAGATATTCCTTTTATCTATTTTGGAGTAGCAGATCATGAAGATTACCACAAACCAACTGATGATTTTGAGAAAATTGACAATCAATTTTACCAAGACGCAGTAGAAACAATTATTCAAATTTTTACAAAATTTGATGCTTTAGAATTATAA
- a CDS encoding fumarate reductase/succinate dehydrogenase flavoprotein subunit, with amino-acid sequence MALDSKIPQGPIKDKWTDYKNHIDLVNPANKRNIDVIIVGTGLAGGSAAATLAELGYNVKAFCFQDSPRRAHSIAAQGGINAAKNYQGDGDSTYRLFYDTVKGGDYRSREANVYRLAEVSANIIDQCVAQGVPFAREYGGLLDNRSFGGVLVSRTFYAAGQTGQQLLLGAYSAMNRQIGRGKIKMYNRHEMLDVVKVDGKARGIITRNLITGEVERHSAHAVVLGTGGYGNVFFLSTNAMGSNVTAGWKAHKKGAYFANPCYTQIHPTCIPVSGDHQSKLTLMSESLRNDGRIWVPKHMKDVEAIKSGALKPRELAEDDRDYYLERRYPAFGNLVPRDVASRAAKERCDAGFGVNATGEAVFLDFASAIQRYGKETAHVKGLDENDAALVKKLGQEVIKNKYGNLFQMYEKIVDQDPYNTPMMIYPAVHYTMGGVWVDYNLMTTVPGLYCIGEANFSDHGANRLGASALMQGLADGYFVLPYTIGDYLSDDIRTGPISTDSKEFEEAENDVRKQLEFFVTNKGSHSVDYFHKKLGKIMWNKVGMSRNVKGLTEAIAEIKALREQFWKEVKVPGTNEEYNEELAKAGRVADFLELGELFAKDALNREESCGGHFREDAVELDGEQKGEAKRNDEDFAYVSAWEYKGEPSDAVLHKEELEFKDIELKQRSYK; translated from the coding sequence ATGGCTTTAGATTCTAAAATACCTCAAGGTCCAATTAAAGATAAATGGACAGATTATAAAAATCATATCGATTTAGTAAATCCTGCTAACAAACGTAACATAGATGTTATTATTGTTGGAACAGGATTAGCTGGTGGATCGGCTGCTGCTACTTTAGCAGAGCTTGGATATAACGTAAAAGCATTTTGCTTTCAAGATTCTCCAAGACGTGCACACTCTATTGCAGCGCAAGGAGGAATAAACGCAGCAAAAAATTACCAAGGAGATGGTGATTCTACTTACAGATTATTTTATGATACTGTAAAAGGTGGAGATTACCGTTCTCGTGAAGCTAACGTATACCGTTTAGCTGAGGTGTCTGCAAATATAATTGACCAATGTGTTGCTCAAGGTGTTCCTTTTGCACGTGAATATGGTGGATTATTAGATAACCGTTCGTTTGGTGGAGTATTAGTATCACGTACTTTTTACGCAGCTGGACAAACAGGACAACAATTATTATTAGGAGCTTATTCTGCTATGAATCGTCAAATCGGTCGTGGTAAAATCAAAATGTACAACCGTCACGAAATGTTAGACGTTGTTAAGGTTGATGGAAAAGCTCGTGGAATTATAACACGTAACTTAATTACTGGAGAAGTAGAACGTCACTCAGCTCACGCTGTAGTTCTTGGAACTGGTGGTTATGGTAACGTATTCTTCTTATCAACAAACGCGATGGGAAGTAATGTAACAGCAGGTTGGAAAGCGCATAAAAAAGGTGCTTATTTTGCAAACCCTTGTTACACACAAATTCACCCAACATGTATTCCTGTTTCTGGAGATCATCAGTCTAAATTAACATTGATGTCTGAGTCTTTAAGAAATGATGGACGTATTTGGGTACCAAAACACATGAAAGATGTTGAGGCTATTAAATCTGGTGCATTAAAGCCTAGAGAACTAGCTGAAGACGATAGAGATTACTACCTAGAGCGTCGCTATCCTGCATTCGGAAACTTAGTACCTCGTGATGTTGCCTCTCGTGCAGCAAAAGAACGTTGTGATGCTGGTTTTGGAGTTAATGCAACAGGAGAAGCTGTATTCTTAGATTTTGCTTCGGCAATTCAACGTTACGGTAAAGAAACTGCTCACGTTAAAGGATTAGACGAAAATGATGCTGCTCTTGTTAAAAAATTAGGGCAAGAAGTAATCAAAAATAAATATGGAAACTTATTCCAAATGTATGAGAAGATCGTAGATCAAGATCCATACAACACACCAATGATGATTTATCCAGCAGTACATTACACAATGGGTGGTGTTTGGGTAGATTATAACTTAATGACAACTGTTCCTGGTTTATACTGTATTGGAGAAGCTAATTTCTCTGATCATGGTGCAAACAGACTTGGTGCTTCAGCTTTAATGCAAGGTTTAGCAGATGGATATTTTGTGTTACCATATACAATTGGTGATTATTTATCTGATGATATTAGAACAGGACCAATTTCTACAGATTCTAAAGAATTTGAAGAAGCTGAAAACGATGTTAGAAAACAATTAGAATTCTTTGTAACGAATAAAGGATCTCACTCTGTAGATTATTTCCATAAGAAATTAGGAAAAATCATGTGGAACAAAGTAGGGATGTCTAGAAATGTAAAAGGTTTAACGGAAGCTATTGCTGAAATTAAAGCGTTAAGAGAGCAATTCTGGAAAGAAGTAAAAGTACCCGGAACTAACGAAGAATACAACGAAGAATTAGCAAAAGCTGGTCGTGTTGCAGATTTCTTAGAATTAGGAGAATTATTCGCTAAAGATGCTTTAAATAGAGAAGAATCTTGTGGAGGACACTTTAGAGAGGATGCAGTAGAGTTAGATGGTGAGCAAAAAGGTGAAGCAAAACGTAACGATGAAGATTTTGCATATGTTTCTGCTTGGGAATATAAAGGAGAACCTAGCGACGCGGTGTTACACAAAGAAGAATTAGAGTTCAAGGATATAGAATTAAAACAAAGATCATACAAATAA